The sequence GCAGATAATATTTCAGAAGGTGTTATAGGTATTGTTGCTGGAAAGATAAAAGATATATTTTATAAACCTACTTTAGTTGTTACGAAAACGGAGGAAGGATATTTAAAGGGAAGTGGACGAAGTATTAAAGGTATAAATATATATGAAGAATTAAAAAAAGTATCTGATTTATTTATAGGTTTTGGTGGACATGAGATGGCATGTGGATTTTCTCTAGAAGAAGATAAATTAGATGAGCTAAGAGAAAAGCTGAATTTTAGGGCAAAAGAAATAAAAAATGAAAGTCCTGACATATTTATACCTAAAATAGATATTATTGCGGAAATTAAACCAAGTGATTTAACTATTGATTTAATAGAAGAAGTATCTAAACTTGAACCTTATGGTATGGGGAATTCTAAACCTTTATTTGCTATAAAAAATATAAAGGTTAATACAAAGTGGACTAGAGCATGTGGAAACAATAATATTCATCTCAAATTTAGTGGCAAAAAAGATAATATATTTTTAAATGGAGTAGGTTTTTCTTTAGCAGAAAAATACAATAATTTAGGAGAAGTACTTTATGTTGATATTGCATTTAGTCCAGAAATTAATGAGTATAATGGTAAAGTTAGTGTACAAATGGTTATAGAAGATATAAAGAAATCTGAAATCGAATGAAAAACACAGAACTTTAGGAGGTGTTGTATTGATAAAAAATTTTTTGAAGGATAGAGAATTTGAAAGAAATAAAGAGGAAATATTGAAAATGGCAGGAATTTTAAAATCAAATTCTTTAGGAACAAATTTTAAAGACAAATTGAGTGTTATGGAAGCTGAAAGTAATGATGATAGAAAATATGCTTGGCATTATGAGTTAGCTGAATATAGAAAGAGAAAAAGAAGGGAAATGTTTTATATTGTTGGTGCTATTTGTGGAATATTGAGTTTGTTAATAAATATTGTATTAAATTATTCTAAAATTAAAGATATATTTGTATTAATATTGAAAAATTGGGTATTTTAATAATAAGCTGAGCAGCTTTTCTACTCAGCTTATTTTACTTTAGAATAGTTTAAATTAGTTTTATATGTTTTTAAATTACATTGTATGAACTATATCTAAACCTATACCTAATAGACCTATTACTAATATTAGACCAAATATAACTATCATTAAAACCCTGTCTTTTTCATTTTTTTTGAGATTTAAATATATAAAGTAACCTAATAAAGTAGTAATACTTCCAATTAATACAAAAATATATGAAAAGAGTCCAAAGTGTTTTAAGTACCATTTAATAAAGTAATCAAAGATTATAAATCTTGGGCCTAATGATTCTTTTAATGTAAAGAAATTCATTTAAATGTCCTTTCTTTAATATGGTTTTATATAGAATTATGTCTATTTTTATTTATTATAAGTTTAGAACTGATAAGAGAACCTATTATTGCTGGAAGAATCCATGCAAATCCTGCTTTTGAAAGAGGGAGCGTATTCATAAATTTTCCAATAAAAGAAGTATTAATTCCTATAGCAGAAAAACCATCAATGAGACTTACAAATAGTGCTCCAAAAACAGCTCCTGAATAAGCTCCTTTGTTTTTAATAAAGTTATCAAATAAACTCATTATTATGAGAACTATAGCAATTGGATAGACAGTTACTAATAGCGGTACAGCAAATTTTATTATTTGTTCAACACCTATATTTGCAAAGATAGCACTAAATATAGTAGTTGCAATTACAATGATTTTGTATGATAATTTACCATTAGTTAAATTATTGAAATAATTTCCAACTGTAGCAGTTAAACCTATAGATGTTGTAAGACATGCAACAGATACAGCAAGTCCAATTCCATATTTTCCAAAACTACCAAGTATTTTTTCAGTTATACCTATAATTAGATTAGTTTTATGAATATTAGTAGGGAATATACTGCTTGATGTTGCTCCTATATATAAAAGACCACCATATACAAAAGCAAGACCTATACCAGCAATTAAACCTGCTTTCATAGTAAGATTAATTTGTTCTTTTTTACTATTATAACCTTTTTCAGCAAGTGAAAGCATAATTATTCCACCAAAAACTATTGATGCAAGAGCGTCCATTGTTTGGTATCCTTCGACAAATCCTGTTGAAAATGGTTTTTCAATGTTTGTAGTAATTGGAGTTCCAATTGGAGAAATAATACCTTTAATCATTATTGCCGAAACAATTAAAAGAAGTATTGGTGTGAGAAATTTTCCTATTTTATCTACAATACCAGACGGTTTGATAACGAAAAAGAGAGTTATTCCAAAATATATTATTGAGAAAATTATTGAATTTGAATTTTTAAATATAGGCTTAACTCCCATTTCAAAAACAGTAGCACCTGTTCTTGGTATTGCAAGAAGAGGACCTATAGCTAAGATTATAACAGTTCCTAGTATTTTGCTGAAAATAGGATTAATTTTATTTCCGAGGTCATTTATAGTTCCTCCTGCTTTAGAAACAGCAAGTATTCCTAATATAGGCATACCTATTCCTGTAAGGAAGAAGCCTATCATACATTGTATCCAACTTTTACCTGAAACTAAACCTAAAGCTGGTGGAAATATTAAATTTCCTGCACCAAAAAACATAGCAAATAAAGCCATACCTACCACAAAAACATCTTTACTTTTTTTTGACATAAAAATTCCTCCATATTTTTATTAAATTTTGTTTAAAATCACTAGTGTTCAATTTTAAGAAAAAATTTGAAAATATAGGATTATCTGTTTATATTATAGAGTGGCTAAAATAATATGATAAAAGAATTTAAGTTAGAATATGCAGTAATAGATTTAAAAAATATATTGATTTATATAATATTAGATTTGACTGTGAAATTTGTTAAAAATATTTATGCATATTTAGTATGAAATTTATGTAATATAAAGATTATTAAAGTTTCATGAAATATATAATTACACCTTGTTTGTGAAAAATTTAATAATAAAATTATTTAAATTTTGAACACTAGTGATTTAGAATAAACAGCTTTGATTATCTATCAAATATTTTAAAATTTTAAGAATATACATAAATTGGTATATTGTAAATTTTCTAACAAATAAAATTTCCAGATATAATTATATCATAAAGATTTTATTCGTGGAATAAAAATTCCATAATATACAAATTTTTTGATAATTTCAAATTTTG comes from Caminicella sporogenes DSM 14501 and encodes:
- the brnQ gene encoding branched-chain amino acid transport system II carrier protein encodes the protein MSKKSKDVFVVGMALFAMFFGAGNLIFPPALGLVSGKSWIQCMIGFFLTGIGMPILGILAVSKAGGTINDLGNKINPIFSKILGTVIILAIGPLLAIPRTGATVFEMGVKPIFKNSNSIIFSIIYFGITLFFVIKPSGIVDKIGKFLTPILLLIVSAIMIKGIISPIGTPITTNIEKPFSTGFVEGYQTMDALASIVFGGIIMLSLAEKGYNSKKEQINLTMKAGLIAGIGLAFVYGGLLYIGATSSSIFPTNIHKTNLIIGITEKILGSFGKYGIGLAVSVACLTTSIGLTATVGNYFNNLTNGKLSYKIIVIATTIFSAIFANIGVEQIIKFAVPLLVTVYPIAIVLIIMSLFDNFIKNKGAYSGAVFGALFVSLIDGFSAIGINTSFIGKFMNTLPLSKAGFAWILPAIIGSLISSKLIINKNRHNSI